The Chlamydiota bacterium genomic interval TTTATCTTGGAAAAGAGCCTCTTTTAGCCATTTTGCATGAGATTTTACATTTGAAAGAGTTATATGGAAAATCAGACTTTGGAAATAAACAAAAAATTATTCTTGAATTTGTAAATGCCAATCCTACGGGTCCCTTAACATTGGCCCATGGGCGTCAAGCAGCAGTTGGGGATAGTCTCGCCAGGATTATGGATTTTACAGGTTATGATGTTTTTAAAGAGTATTATCTCAATGATCGGGGTCGCCAAATTAATGTTTTGGGGCATTCCGTTTATTTGCGTTATCTTGAACTCTTAGGAAAGACGGTTTCATTTCCAGAGGATTTTTATCAGGGGGACTACATTCGTGATTTGGCCCAAGAGGTTTTTGAAAAAAAATCGGATTCATTTTCAAAAGAAGACGAAAAAAAAGCAATTGAGTTCTTCTCTCAATATGCCTGCGATCGAATGATGGACGGGATTAAAAAGGATTTAGCCGATTTTGGTGTTCAATTTGATCAATATTTTAGCGAGCGAGAGTTTGTCGCAACAGGCAAGGTAGAGGCTTGTTTAGAGGAGTTAAGAAAAAGAGGTTTCGTTTATGAAGAGGAGGGAGCGGTTTGGCTGAGGTCTACAGATTTTGGAGATGATAAAAACCGGGTCCTCATCAAAAGTTCTGGGGAGATGACTTATATTACACCCGATACTGCTTACCATCGGGATAAGTTAATGAGAGGGTTTGACCGGGTTATTAATATTTGGGGGCCCGATCATCATGGTTATATTCCTCGATTGAAAGCAGCTCTTTCAGCCCTTGGATTTGATTCGGATAGAATCAGGGTCATCATTTTACAATTGGCAACTCTCTACGAAGGGGATGAGAAATTATCGATGTCGACTCGTCGGGGAGAATTTGTTACCTTAAGACAGGTGATGGATGAAGTTGGGAAGGATGTCGGAAGGTATTTCTTTCTCATGCGGCGTACGGATAGTCATTTAGATTTTGATTTGAATTTAGCCAAGAAACATTCTCTTGAAAATCCAATTTATTATATTCAATATGCACATGCCAGAATTTGTAGTATTTTTGAGAAGGTTGAGCGTGAAATAGGGGGGTCTCATCAGTTTTTTGAAAAAGCCCTTTCAGAGATTGTATCGTTTGAATCTCAGGAAGTAGAAATCATTAAAAAACTGGCCCTATTTCAAGAGGTGTTGGAGGGTTGTTCTATCCAGTTAGATCCTTACGGTCTAACGGATTAT includes:
- a CDS encoding arginine--tRNA ligase codes for the protein MNKVIRHCISDVLKVALESLKASGEFIFTSFPSFTIDPTKDAKFGDVSTNVALILASELKKPPGQVAKRMVEEIQKSHSVSVETFRSVQIGGPGFINFYLGKEPLLAILHEILHLKELYGKSDFGNKQKIILEFVNANPTGPLTLAHGRQAAVGDSLARIMDFTGYDVFKEYYLNDRGRQINVLGHSVYLRYLELLGKTVSFPEDFYQGDYIRDLAQEVFEKKSDSFSKEDEKKAIEFFSQYACDRMMDGIKKDLADFGVQFDQYFSEREFVATGKVEACLEELRKRGFVYEEEGAVWLRSTDFGDDKNRVLIKSSGEMTYITPDTAYHRDKLMRGFDRVINIWGPDHHGYIPRLKAALSALGFDSDRIRVIILQLATLYEGDEKLSMSTRRGEFVTLRQVMDEVGKDVGRYFFLMRRTDSHLDFDLNLAKKHSLENPIYYIQYAHARICSIFEKVEREIGGSHQFFEKALSEIVSFESQEVEIIKKLALFQEVLEGCSIQLDPYGLTDYLLKVAQTFHQFYNRERVISDDLEKTRIRMALVKAVQIVLKNGLGLLGVNAPEQM